The Pseudarthrobacter sp. BIM B-2242 region ACCCGGGACAACCGCCGCCTGTGCGGACAGGGGGACCAGGATGTCACCGGGTTCATCCGCTCCCTGAAGGCACTCGGCTTCGATGGTCCCTGGGGCGTGGAAATCCTGTCCGACGAACACCGTGCGCTTCCAGTCAAGGAGGCCCTGCAGGCAGCCCACGCCACAACGCTTGCGTGCTTCCCCGCGGACTCCCGGTAGGCCCGGGAAGCTCCGTGAAAAACAAGCTGCACCTACAGGCCGATTGGTTGCCGGTTATCGGTGAGGTTGTCGAAGTTCGCCTTCACAACCAGCTTGTCCGAAAGGGCCGGATCGATTGCGTGACGTCTGACGGTCAGATCCTCTGGATGGCCACCGACGGGGCCGATGCCCGGTCAATGTTTGAACGCTCCCGTGGCTATTCGGTCTGGATCGAATACAGCTGGGAGACGGGACCGGCCAGGGCGCAGGGTTCGGAGCGAATACCGGGCGTGGTCCATCAGTGACGCAGCAGCCCACCGAGACCGAAAAGGCCACCGCTGAGGCAGCCCTGGTCTCGTCGGCCCGGAGCGCCTCCTAGCCGGTAAGCACCCCAAGAAAAACCACAACAACGGACGACGGCGGGAACCTCCCGCCGTCGTCCGTTGCCGTGCCCTGCGGCTCGTTTTAGGCGCCCTCCGCCTGGCCGGCGGCTTCCCCGCCCCGGGGCCGCCACCTGCGTGGGCGCCGGCGCGCGATGACAGCACCAAGCTGCTGCCGAAATGACAGGCTGCTGCGCCGGCTGACCACGATGGTGGCCGCCAGGCCGGTCAGCAGGACGATCGCCCCGCCGAAGGCCACCGCCCAGCGCGCGCCGAACTCCGTGCCGATCCATCCCATCAGGGGCGCCCCCAATGCGGTGCCGCCTTGGAGGACAGCCAGGTACAGCGCAAGCACCCGCCCGCGGAACTGCGGATTCACCGTGAGCTGGATGCTTGTGTTGCAGCTGTTGAGGAAGGTGATCGACGCCAGGCCAACGGGTACCAGGACTGCGGCATACAGCCAGAAGGTCGTCGACACGCTGCCGGCCAGCGTGAAAATGCCCAGCGCCAGCGCCCCGCCCAGCAGGAGGTGAAGCCGCGGCCCCGACCGCCGGGCTGCGAGCAGGGCACCGGCCAGTGTCCCTACGGCCATGATGGAGCCCAGGAGCCCGAATTCCTCCGGTCCCATTCCGAATTCCGCCGTTGACATCAGCGCATTGGTAATGGGGAAATTCATCCCGAATGCTCCGAGGATCCCCACCATAGTGAGGATGAGCATCAGATGCGGACGCCGCCGGACGTACGCCAGTCCCTCGGCGACCTGATGCCCGCCACGGGATGCCGGCACGGAAGGTGAGAGTTCCGAGGTGCGTATGCGCCACAAAGAGAGCAGGACCGCCGCAAAGCTGGCCGCGTTGAGGAGGAACACGGGGCCGGTGCCAATCCAGGCAATGAGCAGGCCGGCGATGGCGGGTCCGGTGAGCCGGGCTGTATTAAACGACGCTGCGTTCAGTGAAACTGCGTTGGCCAGGTGTTCCTGGCCCACCAGTTCGGAGACGAAAGCCTGGCGCGCCGGACCGTCAACGGCACTGGCCAGCCCCAGGCACAGGGCGGCAACGTAGACCTGCCACAGCTGCGCGGACCCGGACACCACCAGCAGCCCGACCGCCAGGCCGATCAGGCCCATGGCCGTCTGCGCCCACAGCAGGATCACGCGTTTCCGGTAGCGGTCCGCGAGCACTCCGGCGTACGGACCCAGCAGCAGCATGGGAAAGAACTGCAGTCCGGTGGTGATGC contains the following coding sequences:
- a CDS encoding MFS transporter yields the protein MSAMFRALENRNYRLWAGGALVSNIGTWMQRIAQDWLVLTVLTDHSGTAVGITTGLQFFPMLLLGPYAGVLADRYRKRVILLWAQTAMGLIGLAVGLLVVSGSAQLWQVYVAALCLGLASAVDGPARQAFVSELVGQEHLANAVSLNAASFNTARLTGPAIAGLLIAWIGTGPVFLLNAASFAAVLLSLWRIRTSELSPSVPASRGGHQVAEGLAYVRRRPHLMLILTMVGILGAFGMNFPITNALMSTAEFGMGPEEFGLLGSIMAVGTLAGALLAARRSGPRLHLLLGGALALGIFTLAGSVSTTFWLYAAVLVPVGLASITFLNSCNTSIQLTVNPQFRGRVLALYLAVLQGGTALGAPLMGWIGTEFGARWAVAFGGAIVLLTGLAATIVVSRRSSLSFRQQLGAVIARRRPRRWRPRGGEAAGQAEGA